One genomic segment of Myripristis murdjan chromosome 20, fMyrMur1.1, whole genome shotgun sequence includes these proteins:
- the plcxd2 gene encoding PI-PLC X domain-containing protein 2, which yields MKTRPEGIGSANADWMGSLPPKLTAMQLKYLAVPGSHDSFTYWVDVQAPVGPDQKAYVVYLATIFRNVAKKVMVKWSMTQNLTFKEQLDAGIRYFDLRVSSKPSESGNEIYFIHGLFGHKVRDGLTEINSFLNRHRKEVVFLDFNHHYAMEAEHHAYLISLIQEVFRGKLCLVCVVEDITLNYLWDKNYQVLVFYHHPAAEGCPYLWPGNRIPAPWANTIDPIKLIKFLDTTLRERAKQGTFHVSQAILTPNANLVARGLVWGLRNYLVERNLPTIMTWVEAQRPGVDGVNIVTSDFVDLTDFANIVIRLNNLLLS from the exons ATGAAGACGCGACCTGAGGGCATCGGCAGTGCCAACGCGGACTGGATGGGCTCGCTCCCTCCCAAACTCACTGCCATGCAGCTCAAATATCTCGCTGTGCCAG gGTCCCATGACTCATTTACCTACTGGGTGGACGTGCAGGCTCCTGTGGGTCCGGATCAGAAAGCTTATGTGGTGTACCTGGCCACCATCTTCAGGAATGTTGCAAAGAAGGTCATGGTGAAGTGGTCCATGACACAG AACCTGACATTTAAAGAGCAGCTGGATGCAGGCATTCGATACTTTGACCTGCGGGTCTCCTCCAAACCCAGTGAATCCGGCAATGAGATCTACTTCATCCATGGCCTGTTTGGGCACAAG GTGAGGGACGGCCTGACAGAAATCAACAGCTTCCTGAACAGACACAGGAAAGAG gTGGTGTTTCTGGACTTCAACCACCACTACGCTATGGAGGCAGAGCACCATGCTTACCTCATCAGCCTGATCCAGGAAGTGTTCCGCGGCAAGCTGTGTCtcgtgtgtgtggtggaggacATCACCCTGAACTACCTCTGGGACAAGAACTACCAG gTGTTAGTGTTTTACCATCATCCTGCTGCCGAGGGATGTCCTTACCTGTGGCCCGGCAACAGGATCCCTGCCCCCTGGGCCAACACCATTGATCCCATCAAACTCATTAAG TTCCTGGACACCACTCTGAGGGAGAGAGCCAAGCAGGGTACCTTCCATGTGTCCCAGGCCATCCTCACCCCCAACGCCAACCTTGTGGCCCGGGGCCTGGTGTGGGGGCTACGTAACTACCTAGTCGAGAG AAACCTGCCCACCATCATGACGTGGGTTGAGGCTCAGAGACCAGGGGTGGATGGGGTCAACATCGTCACCTCGGACTTTGTGGACCTCACTGACTTTGCCAACATTGTCATCAGACTCaacaacctgctgctgtcttAA